DNA from Eucalyptus grandis isolate ANBG69807.140 chromosome 5, ASM1654582v1, whole genome shotgun sequence:
TATCATCTTGCATATTAAATTTGTCTCACAAAAAGTGCTGATCGCACTTAGGATTCCCAAGCATACCATTAGAAATCATGAGTCATCTCATAATATCATTTGAATTGTATAACATTTTGCATGCCGACTTAGGATTAGATGACTATCCAAACTTTTTGTTGCATCCAATCCTAAGTCCCATGTGATTTCTTCATGTTGTTTGTGCATTCTTTGAGTGATTTTGAGGTTTTCTAATAAATgcttattttctatttttttaattattgatgcGCACACTTTTAAAGATCTCGATTTTAAGATACCAAATTGACCTATTTTGGACTCTTGTTCTAACCCCTGTTTGGACagacttttcatatttttgttccattttttctatttggaataTGAATTCAGCCTCTTAGTGAAACTTGCTTGTCATCATGTTAGCTATGCTGTatgtaaatttgatgatttttagacatgtttTGATAGGACAAATTCTTGTGACATTAGTTGAATGTCCTattgttttggcaaatttatgatgtgttgttgcttgttatttgatttttgtaaattcaTGTGTAActcattcaagaaaaatttctgcatgaaagttgttcattgTCACGTTatacatattaatttttttttcatagttaGATTGTCAATGGGTATTACTCAATTTTGCTGTTAGATTGTCAATGGGTGTTACTCAATTTTGTTGTTCTTACACGCTTATTCTGAAGTTTCCTGATGTAAACATGATTACGATCGTTTAGTTATACTTTTTAGGctagtttgtgcatgaaattaggccacgccatcttcatgaaaattgttctaaatgCTTTGATCTTTATTGTTAAACAATTGACATTTTCAAattgcatctttaaaaaaaatgctttggtGCATATGATGTTTCTCAAAAACAATTTATGAAAAAGTTTTTCTCCAAAACTCAATTTGGCTTATGGAAAACCGTGATTTGGACCAAATTCAAAATGTCAGCGATGCTTGTAAGTGCATTTATGCAAGTCCCATGCTAGCCTTAGCAATTGAATGTGTTCCATTGCCTAAATATCccttaatcataaatattttcaaaccttTTTAAAATCCTGTTTTGACATTGTGAAAGTCACagtttgaattttatttaaaatgcctACGATACTTGTAAGTGCATTTATGGGAGCCCCGGACTAACCTTGTCAATTGAATGCCTTTCATAATTGAGACATTACTTTGTCTAAAAAATTTCCATGAATGATTTCGAGAgatgtttttgaaatattacaTGTACCCCTCATACATATAATCCCATCATGCACTAGAAATTGTTTGCGCTTGTGATTGGCGCATgcccttggtaataagtgaTCCACTGACGGttcactttcttgcttgattggttgagaaacaaGGTTCAAAAGACCTGGatgcatatttaattttttgcaatacatgtgacttttagatgaatggtaGGGTTGATGCATGATATCGAGAGAAAATCTTAGGATCACATAGATCACTTGATTAGGAAACTCGTTATTGGTCATGCGAGAATACAATTGGTCAACAATtgctataagtcacaaaaaaatggATTGAATAGGTGTCTTAGCGGGACTCTTgcatgaaagacaaaggccAACCCCGGGGTCCAAAGTTTTGACTTTCGTATTGCACttcctttaaatgattgatctaGACAtgatgtcttattttttattgttttgatatgtttgtttgtttatttccATTATATACACCTAGTTAAaagtttcttagattaggtttggATTAGGACCCTAAAAACAGAGAAAGCGAGAAGAtagtggaggtcgatgtccattttGATCATTatcatgtactattcatttccCCGACATATGTCTTGGGTTTCATTTGTTGTATGAAGCCCTATGAAGCCCGACAAGTTGcaagttttctctctttctctcatctttttcaattgtgtttttcttttatattttctaggattgcatagTAGATTTACTGCTTTTGttgattgtttacttattgtcttgtaatttcaattctattgattactttttttcttttcttgtttttctagaaatagaatataatgaaaatgattaaaCACACATGATTGTTTAGTTTAGGACTAATGATctcgaaaatgtaaaaagaaacgcatggtcatgttaggaaaacacaacGTATtgtttaggtaccaaaagggcactaatagaaatattagcgtaacccaagtccctgACCTAGATATTAGCTGCATAaaaatcgagggaacactcctaATCATCAATTGGATTTTCTAGCCGATCCCCAAAATGACGCTAGTGGTGACTCCCGTCTTATTTTTAGGTCGTCATAAACAACTAGACCGTATAAATAAACTCATCATGTGGGGTAcgagtttcgatgaaactcactACGGTTCAGTATACTCGATATGGGAGtaccccaaaggatgaagtgatgccatccttatGAGTAAGGCATACTGTAGAGAGGGCTTTCATGGTAAAAGTACCCTTAAATCTGATATCCACACCCGACCTCTTCTTCTAAGGTGTGTCGCCCATGTGGGTATGGATAGTGATACTCCGCTGTCATGCGGGGTACAAGCTTGAGAGAGCTCACAATTTCATGAAGGGAATTCACgagaggcttgatccaaaaggcgGGGTGATGACGTCTTTTAGAACGCGAACCGTAAGGGAACTCTCATGAttaagtacccctaaacccaacctttcccccttttttttttcctcgtgaTGATGAGAGATTTGAGGGCGGTGAGTTCGGGTTGCGACAACAATTGAcgagtgtaccaatttgagactttactctctatttgtcacaaatgtactggTTTTTagttttcgtggtattaatccaaattAATAGAAACTAACATAGGTATTCTAGGATGATCATTTGGAATTAATATCAATTATTGGATCTCTTACCTCTCAATATGATCTCCGGCAAGCAAAAGTGAGAGTCGGCCAATTCAAGCAAGTTCTAGCAACAATTGGAGGTGGTGTCAACCATGATTGGGTTGGATACTTCGACGAGGCCAGTTGCATGAAGAGAttggtggtaaaaaaatcaGAACTGTGCTAGTGAAGAGTCAGAGCTTTGCTAGAGCAAGGAtgctaagagagagagagagagagagagagagagagaacaatatgggaaaaaagaagatatgggaaaatattgaggttaaattttaaaaatgacttgATCCTAATCTTACACCTCATTATATGATCCAATGGCCATAGCTCATTACTTAAAGAGCAAGTAAGGAGTGCCACACAccccaagtgtcaaaacttggtacAAGTGGATATTTAAGTGTTAGAACTTTCAAAATGTATAccaagtgccaaaatcagaaaagaaagaaacacttTAGTGCCAATGGTGAAAATTTTCAGCCAAATTATTGATGTGGCTTTTTCCAGCGGTATTTTTTATTAACGTGGCAattgttttaaaataaaatattcacgtGGCGTTGACTTGGCTAGATAAGCCTAAAAGAAGGTCATTTTGcccccaatttttttaaaattaaataataattaaattaaattaaataagagGCAGCATTCAGTGAGGGCTTCTACATCCCTTGCCACCACTGCCCACCATCATCGGAAAGGGCTTCCATAACTCTTGCCACCACCGCCACCCACCATTGTTGGAAAGGGTTGGTGATGATGGGCCAGCAGTGGCAAGGGCTGTGCAAGCACTCGCCGaatgttggttttttttttttaattagtttttaaattttaatttaattaataaatttgagGGCAAAAAGATGTTTTGCACATTgattattaagtggatattttGGTGAGTTACATGGACCACTTCTATTATTAAAAATCACACCATGTCAGTACTTAAGtatctaattttcaaaaaagagtAACACTTGAGTGtactttttggaagttttggcacttaaaagTCCATACATGTtaagttttggtacttaagaTGTACTTTAAGTAAGTATATGATTGACACTTGTTCTTTCGTATTGATAAGGGACATGGGACCCTCTAAGGCCAAGATTGAGTAAAAAATGAATGCCGTTGGTGAGGGTTTTTAGGGATTGATGACATCGATTGATTTTTGATCATTTGGGAAAATGACGTTTTGTTAGATAGGCAGAGAGGGGGCTAGCCATGGGACTTTGTGCTGCATTTTGTTAACTTTTGTGTTGACTTGGTTGACTAGGGTTAAAATTAGTTAAATCGGATCAAcctaatttgaccaatttgaaCCGAGATTCTCAATTgttctatttcttttaatagGGGATTGGCTTGGCCACTTCATTTGGTTCTCCCATTGGGCCGAATTAAGTTGCGGTCAAATTCATCATTTTGTGCTTACTTctccaaattattttaattgtgtccAAATTCATattgaaagtgatttttcttGAACTAATGGGATTGAAAAAGTTAATCATAACCCTAAACTCGTGTTTGAACATCAGCCGACTCGTTTGAacataaaatcttaaaataagcACGACATCTTGAGTCATTCTAGTTTCCTACTCCAAtgattaaaaatgaattaaatcagtgagttttgaaaatttgttggcgaaaatttagatgtcaacaccAACGGAACATACAAAGGTATTTTTCTCAATTACTCAACTTCTAAAAATCATATCGTGTATTTAATAAAGTTTTGCTAGAAGTAGAAGAATCCATAAATATTGGATTCGAAGATATTTTGAAAGGTGTACAGGTTAATAATGATCATGAACTAGTGCTGTTGCCAACACCAATTGATCGTATTCTCCAACATTGGTGATCCACAATACAAAGTTCAAAATCTGCACTATCACCAAAGGATTGGAGACTCAAATCAGGTCATCCTAAAGAGCAAATCCTTGAAGCAAAtgacaaagaaatcaaaaccagATATTCATTTAAAGAGTTGATGAACTAGATAGCATTAATGACCAAAACTGACCCTAGAGAAGTTGACGAAGCTATTGTTGATGACAATGGGATCGAGGAACTTTGTGAATTTAAAGTCAACAAAGCACGGGAATTTCTGCCTCCTCCACATGATCATTCATTCATTGGAACAAATTGAGTATTCATAAACAAGCTTAATGAAAAAGGTAATGTTGTATGTAACGAAGCAAGACTAGTTGTTAAAGGATCCTTGTTGCTACCATTGGATTTACTCATATATAAATATGAGAGTCTTTGAGGAAGTTTAAAGAAAGACTAGTCGCCTCACTGTCCTTAACATTGGATTGAATCTCACATCGTGCTTTGATTCGATGCTTAATCTCTATTAACAATTGGAAATATCCTGGCAAATTCCTTCTTGTTATGACATGATCATCCAAACTTTCAACTCGATGACACAAGCTAGCCATCTTATCTTAGGTCATTAGTACTTACATAAAGTAAGGCTCAATAGTCTAATTATATGGCAAAAGGTTTAGGGGCCTCGAAGAATTAATTCTCGACTGGAGTGCAGTAATTTCTCTTAGTTCTTGTGTCAATTTGATGTTACATCAATATCATAATTCACGTGTCATTTTCTACCATTGACAGTGTCACGTATTAATTAATTTGTCGGTTTAGTGAGAGTGGTTGACCGAAGATTTAAATTGCACAAGTCGAGAAAGTTGagaatttgattgcataaaATAAAACTTTGAGGATCAAAGATCAAGAGAGTTAGAGAATTTAATCTAGAGAATTTAATCGAACCAAATAACGATTAAACATCAAAGTTCAAAGTATAATTACACTAGCATCAAAGCTCCGCATTTAATTACACGAACGCTGAAACTTAAAGTATTAGTACTATACTTAACCCTATCTTTCCTTATACTATATctcaaatatgaaaaaaaataaaatggaaaagtgTGTCTATGGGTGGCGTCTTCACAGCATTCTCCCCAGGAATCCGGACGCAATGTATTGACCAGTGACCACTATTATCATATTTCATGCATGGACCGCATAGAGTCATTCATGTCATTGTGATCTCATGATGGTTCCCAGTTATGCCTAGATCACATAATTGGATATAAtctcataaataaatatggGAGTCTTCTAGCAAATCTAAAGAAAGACCGCCATCATCCTGATCGCTACCCTCGGATGGAATCTCAAAATGTGCTTCGCTTTGATGCTCTATCTCTatattcaattggaaaaatcctggaaatttccttctttttataaCATGATTATCCAAATTTTTGACTCGGTAAAGCAAAGTCTGCCAAGTCATATTATCTTAGGTTGTTAGCACGTACATAAAGGAGGCCTCAATGGTCTAAACACAGGACAAAAGGTCTAGGGGCTTCCAAGAATCAAATTGCGACTAGAGGGTGGTGATTTCCCTTTCATTGAGAAATTTAATCATTACTCATCATGGAAAATCATCTTTAATCGAACCGAAAATTTTCCTCAAAAAGAAATAGGGAAGCTTAATTTTTTAGTGGATGTGATGTTCACCGTGGAGGTTGACGAATAGTCTTCAAGTCAACTGGTCCACCAATAAGGACTCCCATTTTTTCAAAGAAGTCTTGCTGACTCTGTTTGGTTTCACActgaagtagagagagaagatgaggcGATATAACAGCATGAGGCCACCATTAAACGGAAGTTCTGTTTCCGTAGGCATCAAGAATATGGAGGAGCAGAAGAAGACAATCGGTGTCCGAGGTCTGCTGGCAGCGGCGGTCGTCCTTTGTCTGTGCTCTGTCGCCATTTCGACGGAAGAAACGAAGCAGAAGCAGTTGCGGTTCAAGGAAAACGGGGAATTCAAGATATTGCAGGTGGCGGACATGCACTACGCCGATGGCAAGACCACACCCTGCAGGGATGTTCTTCCTTCTGAGAACGTAAGTTGCTCCGACCTCAACACCACCGCCTTCCTCCATCGGATGATCCTGGCTGAGAAGCCCGACCTCATTGTTTTCACGGGTTAGTTCCCTTCTTCTATTCTCAAACAAATCAAGCTACCGAATCGCGTTTTGTGCTTGTACGAATTGTATATGCATTCGCTCTACATCACAGCTCAGCCTTGGGCGCCAATATTGACGAATGAAGGTATTAAAAGCTAACTGTTTCATGCTTCTACGATCGGACGAAGGGGATAATATCTATGCCTCTGATGCGACTGATGCTGCAAGATCTTTAGATGCTGCGTTCTCCCCTGCCATTTCCGCAAGCATACCATGGGCCGCCGTATTGGGAAACCACGACCAAGAGTCCGCCTTGTCAAGAGAAGGGGTCATGAAGCATATAGTTACCCTCAAGCACACTTTGTCTCAGCTCAATCCTGCCGGGGTTGAGCtcattgatggttttgggaattACAACTTGGAGGTCCATGGGGTTGAAGGCTCTGGTTTTGAAAACAAATCAGTCCTCAATCTTTACTTCCTCGATAGCGGAGATTATTCGAAAGTTCCCTCGATATCTGGTTATGATTGGATCAAACCCTCTCAGCAACTTTGGTTTCAACGCACGTCTTTGGAGCTTCAGGTATCAATGTTGCCAGTTCCTTTCTTCTGTCTTTACTGTCTTGCTCCTTATAGACAATAGAGTCACAATAGCCATCATGTAGCTTCACAacaacaaataatttaattattaataacttttctctcttcttggtAAGAGATCCTCTCTATCCATCGTGATAGCTAACCTAATTGCCCCCATCTCAAAACCCTAACATTACCTTGGAACTCCCCTGTTGAATCTCTACACCCTATTTTGGATATCCCTccctcttcatcatcttccctATCGAAATCTCTCCTACACAAACATAGTAACCCCAATCCAAAACCCTAACATTACAATAGTGCTTGCCCTTTGAATTCCACCACCTTGTTATGTATACCATCATTCTTTGTTGTTCCCTGCCCcgcctcccccccaaaaaaaaaaaaaaaaaaaattacacccA
Protein-coding regions in this window:
- the LOC120293889 gene encoding probable inactive purple acid phosphatase 29, producing MRRYNSMRPPLNGSSVSVGIKNMEEQKKTIGVRGLLAAAVVLCLCSVAISTEETKQKQLRFKENGEFKILQVADMHYADGKTTPCRDVLPSENVSCSDLNTTAFLHRMILAEKPDLIVFTGDNIYASDATDAARSLDAAFSPAISASIPWAAVLGNHDQESALSREGVMKHIVTLKHTLSQLNPAGVELIDGFGNYNLEVHGVEGSGFENKSVLNLYFLDSGDYSKVPSISGYDWIKPSQQLWFQRTSLELQVSMLPVPFFCLYCLAPYRQ